Genomic window (Scleropages formosus chromosome 16, fSclFor1.1, whole genome shotgun sequence):
GGCATGAATTTTTAACACATGGAAAGTGGAGGCTATTTCCGGATGTTAAGTAGGTTTCCTTTCCTCATGCGACACATAGTCCGCCCTCAATATTTGTCTctcattatattttcattaatagaATCTGAGTCATTTCCAAGTGAAAGACAATTCCAGATAGCCAAAAttgtctctttttcttcctgtaCTACACAGATGATTATAGAAATAGACTGTTtgaggacatttacatttcttcatttagctgacatttttcaccaacgcaacaagcagttattgacaatggatggatggatggatggcaacctaccatgttaagctacttgcagttattattcacccatttatagaactgggtaatttttactggagagcTAACCACgctgctaccagctgcccatagCAGGTCTAACTCCAAGCAAAACTACTTATGCTTCACACTCAATCTTTTTTTACCTCAATAAATGTCCAGCTCGACCAAGTGAAAACTCAGAGCCAtatactctggagaaaagaatatGTTACGTATGCTTAACATGGGGATGGAGGGACACATCAAGAGTGTTTTCCACCATTAACTGTATAATACTCcaatgagtacacacacacacacacacacattttcagaaccgcttgtcccgtacggggtcacggggaaccggagcctacccggcaacacagggcgtaaggccggagggggaaggggacacacccaggatgggacgccagtccgccgcaaggcaccccaagcgggactcgaaccccagacccaccggagagcaggactgtggtccaacccactgcaccaccgcaccccctactccAATAAGTACTGTTgacaaaactttttgtttccACCTGACACCTGAAAACAATGTTACACCACTGATCTGTtccaaataaattattaatgtaagtctgagggggggtgcagtggcacggcaggcttggccagatcctgctctatggcaggtcgggggttcaagtcctgcttggggtgccttgtgatgaactggtgtcccgtcctaggtatgtcccctccccctccagccttgtgccctgtgttgctgggctaggctctggttcactgcaaccccactcaagataagcagtttcagaatatgtgtgtgtgtatgtgtgtgtgtgtgtgtgtgtgtgtgtgtgtgtgtgtgtgtgtgtgtgtgtaagactaAGATGAGCTGGCTTTACCTGAGTAGTGGCTGTGATTGACAGGACAAATGTGGGGACGGTGGAACAGCTTAGGTTCAGAAGTCGGCCCTGCAGGACACAAGTACTGCATTAAACATTGTCCAACCCCAGAGTAACCTTAATCACAAGACCATGCAAAATAATTATAGACAAAACCACTACCCTACACTCGACAACAGTGAACACTAGCAATGTCGCTTTGAGTAGAACATTGCACACACCTTGCAGAGTCACAGTTATTGGCACGGAGCAGCAAGAACAACACCACAAGCTGTGAGTCAAACCAGAGCCATTATAACACGCTGACATGTTCTGGTAGTGCCACCTCAAAGCATCGGGGGTTACCACAGAGAGCAAGCACCTCAGCCAGCAGGAGCACTCTCTTTCCATCTGGCCAGATGACGTGGTCAACCTGCGAGCGAACTCTTTCCCAGGTGAGCTCAGGGGTCCTCAGGCTGGCCTGCGGAGAAGTCACAAAGGCGTGTCAATACAACACGCACTTAAAGCTACACAATTTACACTAAATACACTTGTGGACATGCACACAACGTACAAATACAAACACGCACCCTCCCTAGTACGCACACAGCAAACATGATGCTCCAAACGAGCCCCTAAAGTAATTATATTCAAAGTTAAAACAGCATTAAACCCTTAGCCTGAAATTTAACCCACTGCTATTGCTGTAGTACGCTTGGCACTGCTAATGTCAATAACACATAATGTTTACTATCAAGAGGCTGGAGTCCGTTGTATTTCACTGGCTTAAACACATCTGTGATTTTGTAttgcataatgtaaaaaaaaaatagagttCATCACCAACATTCGTTCAACATGAAGCATACAGTTAAATGACGAGCTAAATTACAAGAAATTGACTAGCCAGCTCGAAAAAGTCTTggaagttttctttaaaaaataatagcaGAGCACTTTTTCTCCTCGGCATATATCACAACCCGGCTCACCCCAGAACGACACTGCTGAGTTCGAACCAGGAAGACAGTAGAACACCTCACCACATCAATCTCTGTGTTAGAGTGGCCCATGTTGCACACGATGCAGCCATTTTTCAGGCGGTCCAGCTGGTCCCTGGTCACCACGTTCTTATTCCCTGAAGGACAACACAGCAACATAGTCAACATGATTGCACTCCTAGTAGGACCACAGTAGAGCCTGGTCATTCATACTTAAAACCTGCAGCACCACAGAGCAACATGGATGCAGCATTCTTACCCCTTGCAGGATTATACAGTGACCTGGTCACCAAATTCATTTAGCCTACAGGCCAAAGTAACTGATGACTGATGTTTTAGTAACTGATAGCCAGGTTGCCCTGTGGTCCTGCGGGGAATAGGAATACGGTGACCAGGTTGTTCTGTGTCCCTACCAAGAATGTGTACATTCAGGGTTCAGCAGTCACCTGAAATCCAGTCCTGCAGGGATGAAATGTTCTACATTTGACACAAATGAGAGGGAAGCATACCCGTGCAGGTGATAACCATGTCCACCACGCGGATTACTTCATTGAGCTTGACCACTCTGAAGCCATCCATGCTGCAGAAGCACAGAGCAAGTCACAAAGAGGCACAACGGCTGAAGGTTTCTTCTTCACGGCAGATGTAAAAGTCAGTGGGCACAGGGGCTTGCCACCTCATCCACAGACTGACACTTTCACTGGGTTCACCCAGGACAAATGGTATGTTGTTCTTGGACTGACTGAAATAACTAGGGTGTCCCCTTTCTCGGGCTCCTTGTTACCGTGAGTGTCTTAGGCACTTCAAGTTGAGTCTCCTTCTAGAGGGTAAGACAGATATCACACACCTACTGGTTTGCTACCAGTCCAGTTTCCACAGCAGCAACCGATGCTCTAAATAGGCCCACTTCAGGTCAAAAAATACTTTGTGGAAAGTGTCGTTTCAAATAGTTGTCCTCTCATATCGCTTTACTATATATTTAAGAATGTTTTGTTTCCAATGATAGATATGAGAACCGgagtaaatatatttgtatgaaatgtatttgtatgaaaaagaagatgtttttttaagtgtttatgTAGACAGAGAGCTGCTTCCCTGGGTGAAATGGAGATTAAAAACGTGCTCTTCCTCACCAGGCTTGGAGGGCACATATGGGGTCGATCTCTGTGACATATACTATGGCTCCCAAGGCCttcagagcagcacagcagcctTTCCCAACCTGGAGTGGAGAGCAGAGGGACTTCAAAACTACATGCAAATTCTCGAAGGACTGGACAAACGTCTAGCTCAGGAATCATCGTGGCAACTCCAAGCGAACGAAACACTATCAATGTTGGCCTTGGAAACAGGACAAAATTATAGTTCCAATAATCAACTAAGCGATAAATCATAGTGTTTCATACGTTAATATAAACAAGCCCAAGTAAACACAGACTCAAGGTTCGATTAGCACGCTCATCTGAAATTTCGAAGTTGTCTACAGCCACTGTCAATGGTGCTCGCAGTATCACAGATTTTTCAAGTCTCCAACAAATGTGGCAGTAAGTTAGCTACATAAAGTGTACTTGCAGAATTAAGTTCAACCATGTTACTTGGAATTAATTTGATGCATATGACTAGGTCCCAGTGTCAAGACATGTGATCCAGTTTCAGCATTAACAGTATGGACTTGTTTAGATTTAATCCTTAAAAAGAGACATGTGTTTTTCTAATAATATCTGCCAAACCGAACATTAAGCACTACGCAGTTGAGTATCAGCTGAGTATTTTTGAAGGCACTTGAAGTACTTTGACAGATAAAACAGCCTCTAGGGTTTTTAACCTGAAGCCTGTGGACCCCCGTGtcaaattgctttgaaaataacactaactaaaaaatataaaaaataggAGAAAAATATTACTATGCTATTACCGCCTGCAACATAATTCTTCACAAAGGTAACCAAGGTTCGATTAAATCAATTCtatattttctccaaatgtatTCATGAagaggggagtgcggtggcgcagtgggttggactgggtcctgctctcaggtgggtctggggttcgagtcccgcttggggtgccttgtggtggactggcgtcccgtcccgggtgtgtcccctctccctccggccttgcaccctgtgttgccgggtaggctctggttccccgcgaccctgtctgggacaagcggttctgaaaatgtgtgtgtgtgtgttctgagagGGGCCCATAGATTTATGACACTTTTAAAGGAGTCTGTGGCCTAGAAAAGGGTAAGGACCTCTACTACAGGGACATTTCTACATCAGTGAACCATTATTCAGCATGAGCTAAAGAAGAACAGGATGGAACAGAAATGACCATTAACTGAGCAGCACTGATCAGATTCCTGCATTACCTTGAGAGAACGGGTCAAACTCCACCagtaactacatttacatttattcatttagcagattcttttgtccaaagcgacgtacatctcagcaaaagtagaatttatgcattacatgaagagaaatagacatgtgactcaagtaaacctagtttgttacctaccacttgctgcaccgaggttcatcgatcaagtaggcgcataaaacacaggacagacaaatcctgataccctcctcccaatttttttttcatattataagatacacaagcaagctaGATGGGTGACTAAAGGGTGAAACTGATCAGAAATTTCAGCAATAGTGTGATCAAACTGTAGGTGCTGGACTCACCTCTCCATACCCACATACTACCACCTGTTTCCCTCCAAACATCACATCAGTGGTCCTCTTCAGTCTGCAGCCCAAGAAACAGCAATAAGAGTAAGAGGCTTTACTCAGTACACTTCGAAttcaacacacagcacagaacCTGATGGAGCCAGCTAAGAACCAGAGTAAACAACAGACATCACAAGATGAAAAGAAACATACATTATGTTTGTAATACATTGTTCCAAGAACTTAGCCACGCATGTTAGGGAATAAGAGAATTTTTAAGACCATAAGGCCACCTGCAAGTGAGGGCTAGTACAATGCACGAGTGCTCAAAAGTTTACAGGATATCACACATaattccatttatacaggcTTTTGTTACAACTAAGCTTTTAATTATGCTTAGTGAAGCTATTAAAAAGCTCTATAGAACTGCTTGGACAAGATACGTGTCTCTAGCCTGATTGGTCATATAGCACGTGATCTGCATACTCACCCATCCAAGATTGACTCTCTACAGCAATACAGGTTGTCAAACTTCTGCTTGGTGACCGAGTCATTCACATTCATTGCAGGAACACACAGCTTCCCGGCTTTGGACAGCTGGTACAGCCTAGAAGCACAGAACGCCGAGCAAGCACGGCTAAGAAAGGCCTGACTCGTGTAAGGTGTTTAAATGGAGTTGGTATTATATTAAAACAATCCAGGGTTCAATGCCCAGCAGTGATTTGGAACACTTCTTTTCAAGTATTACAGTTCTTGTGAGGTACAATAAAACGACAGATCCTGCCTGACTTACGAACTTAATTTGGATGAAAAGTTGGTTCGTTACTCCAAAGATTTGTAAGTTGAATGTGACACAGAGCTGGCGAATGGCTCGTCATTGGCTCTCATACATGCAGCGTAATGTATGTGTAATGtatgaatttaaatgtaaaaattttggaCTAAGTGGCTTTTTTTTCGAGAACTCCGTCTCTGTATTTATATCACTCTGTCTGATGTTGATGCACATTGTTTACTCTTCGCTGTATGTCTGCTGgatgaataaatttaaggaACCCAGAGCGATCTCTGTGGTGGGGGCGCAGCAGAAGTGTTTTTCGCACAGGAACAGAGCGGTTGCTCACCTGTGATTCTTCGATACCTTCTTTTAGCTCACTAATCACATATACTTCACTAATACCCGATACaattataataagaaataaaagcataattataagaatttttttaaatgatttcaaagtgaggggggggcagtggcgcagtgggttggaccacagtcctgctttccggtgggtctggggttcaagtcccgcttggggtgccttgcgacggactggcgtcccgtcctgggtgtgtcccctccccctctggccttacgccctgtgttgccgggtaggctctggttcccccgtgaccccgtatgggacaagcggttctgaaaatgtgtgtgtgtgtgtgtgtgatttcaaagttaaatgttattaaatgttatttatctTTAAGCCCAGACAACAGCTGGACATCTGCTCAGAGCTGGAGGTTTTGCATGGAGGTGGAGGACAACGGACAGGCAGCACTTCACTGAGGGCTCAAGACAGTAGGGGTAAAGACAAAGGATCACCTACGGCTTGTTTGCATTCTGTTTGCTTCATTTCCACCTTCTGTCTTTTGAAAAACCTAAAGCAGTGCTTTCTATTAGAGATTTCTGTCTGTCGGCACATTGGATGAAGCTTCGGCACATGATTTTGGACTGGTATGCCAGACATATTTTTCATAAGTCTGGGAGCAACTGTAAAAGAACCGATTTGAAGCAAATATTTATGCATAGCTCTAGGGACTGCTCACATTCGACGTATCTGATAATCTCAGTAATACCAGCAAGTGAGTCCAATACCTGGCACCAGGTTCTCCAAGCTTCCAAAGCAAGGTCTGTGTTAGCATATCAGTAAAAGAAAATCACCTGTGCACCCCAGTGACGCTCTCTTCCACAATGCCACGGATTTTCTTAAAGATGCTGGGGTATTTTTTATATACCCAGTGAGTTAAATCTCCTCCATCATCAAGGATCTAAGATAAGATAAGGTAAGACAGCAGGTTATTAATCTCAATagggaaattcacacagcaGCGAGACACATACCAACTAGTGCACATAACacctaaaacaaaaacatactgttTGTTAAATTGGGGAAGCCTGGGAGCCATGAATTCCTTACAAGActttcataaaacaaacaaaaagacagtGAAAGTGCTGAATTGTGTTTTATTGGTTTGCTTCCAGAGATTGTTTCTGGGTATTAATATTGGAAATTCTGTAATATACTGATATTGGAGGATACCACTATGAACAAGGGATATTGGGATATTTTGAGTTCTGGATATTTAGTCAACTGAGAAAGGGTAGGGTTTTAGAAGGGTTCTTATTATCTTCCGGAGCTTCCTTTGCACAGCTGTCAATTTATGTTATTTTGTCTTCATTATGGCCTTAATACCAGTACAAACTATAAGTCCAACCATTGTCACCACATGCTTGATGGATCACACATGAAACACCATATCACAATACATGATCAAGTAGTATTGTATTTCTGGTAATATATGCTACCAGAGCCAATAACATCTGTCATGAATTATGATAACATGAACCTTTCTAATGTACCTATGATGGTGATGTGGTTTTGTAATTCATATTTGGTTTAATATCATTTAAGAAtacattgatttaatttttttaatttatattgatttattacAGTATAATGATTTAATAATATAACTTCAACATCAAACTTCATAAAgtttggaaaatgaaaacaatgtgctACAGAAAGACTGCACTGCTGCTTGTCATTTCTGCAGATATTTTAATACTGATGATTCAACATCCACAACATGTAAGGTGCCTGGTCCTCCAGAAGCTGACTTGCATTTTGCCTACAGCAgccacatttttcttttggttgAACATTGTGGAAGGGCATAAAGGTCAAACACAAAGATGAACACTTTGGCAGAAACAGAGGAATCAAAACTGACCCAAGACTCAGTTGCTCAAACTGCAATGCAACAGTACTGAAACCAAATGCTTCCCCATACTTATAAGTTCTCTTGAAACGCTTAATTAAACCCAAATAAACATGCGTAAAGCAccaaaatcagtaaaaatgcaaatgtacaaagAATACACTCCAGCTGTGCACGTAATCACAAGCTGAGAGGATGCCCGCTCCGAGGACTCCGGCCCTTTACACACAGCTGTCTGCGCGTTCATTGCCCTGGCCAGTTCTAAGCAGGGCCTAAGTGATCAAAGCATTTGCAACAATGGTTGGTGCCACAACTTCTGTCAAAGTACACACAAGTGAATGTCTGTATAATAGACATCTGTATAACAAGGGAAAGGTATTGGGGAGAAAAGTCAGTCTGGTTCCTACACTGGCTACATCACTGAAACCACAACAGCCAGCATTGCTAGTGAAGTACTATACAGGAGGTTCTGCTGTTCTAATAGACTTTACATGTTCTCTTTGATACGTACAAAAGCTGTCAAAGTTGTACGGTGGTTGCTCTGGAGCAGTGCTATCGTAGCTTGCCTCTTACATACATTTCTCTAAAATATCACAATTTCCCAGATTGCTTCAAGTCctctatatacatacattttgaaTGGGAACAACTGAGTCAATTAGACAGGGACATGTGAGCGCATTTTCGAGTACGGATCACACCATGTGACTCACACAGGAGCTATGGGTCATAAGAGTGTCGATGTGTGGGATGCAAACTACACGGCAGTCAAGTCTCATAGATCGTACCATGTTGGGCTGCCATCCCTGCATGTTGATGCAGCGGTCAATGCACCACCAGAAGTCATCTTCTGACTCCCCTTTCCAGGCAAATACAGCAACCCCTGGAGAAGACACGTAAAACAGATATAAGGGATGCAATTCTTTTACGCTTACTCTTATTTATACGTTTTTTTCAACAAAAGCAAACTGGGCCTTCGAACCTTTCGCAAAGGTTCAAAAACAATCAGTTCTGGTACTTGAAATCAGGAATCTGTTTGGCCAAAACCTAGTTACTTATCCACTGCACTAACAGACActtttagaaaataattataCACTCAGCAGATATTTAGATCCTGAATTCAAACGTGTACAGGTACATTTTTCAAGGTATGCAGAGTCTGTAATGGCTATAACAGAGTGGATGGGCGAAGCGGACTGATTACAGCTGGCTGTCCCACCATGCACTCCCAACTGTAAAAAACATGCTGCTACAGAGTATTAATAACAATATGAAGAACTCCAAACTAGACAGCACGatggaatttaaattaaaaaaattagacaaaCATTGTCCGCTCAGATACTATCCACTTTTTGAGACCTGTTATAAGGGTTGCACCATGCCTCGAACTCTTCTCATCAGATCCAGCTAGCTCTTTTATGAGTTTGTAATGCAACCTGCTACTATTACTAACAATTTGTAATTCAACCAACAAAAAGGCCTCCTGAAGCTGGGATTAGATGTCAATACAATCAaatacgcaaaaaaaaaaagacaaaacaaaacctCTCTATCTTTGTGgccttttacttttatttatggaAAGCAGAGCTGCAGCAACAGAAGTAACTCCATGAATAACAGACCAAAGTCTTGGTGGCTATGAGTCATTTTAAAGAAGCAggcttcagcaaaacaaacaggacCTGAAACTGTTCTTTTGTGTTGCAACTTTTAACTGCATAACtaaccaaaaacacaaaaacagaatttgatATCTGGGGGAACTTTTAGGAGACCTGATGTCATTTCTTCGACGCCCATAAGGGTTGCATTAATTTTATGGTTGAGACATGCAGTTAAGAGTGTCCTTGTAATGTCTATGTGGAAGAATACATGAAAAGTCACACACTTACCTGCCTCTGCCAGGGCAGCAGCCACTTCATTTTGCGTGGAGTAGATGTTACAAGCTGACCATCGACACTGAGCACCCAAGGCCACAAGCGTTTCGATTAACACCTGGAAGCGAGGATGGACGACACAGTTAcgagacacacacatatgacCAACAGACACGGGGAAACAGAACAGAGACACAAGTATAGAGCACAGACATGAGAGGCAGCAGAGAACAGAAAAGACAGGAGCAGAACACAGGCAAGGAGATCGATGGCACAGAAATGGTCAGAAACAGCACAGATAAAGACAAAGTGCCACAGTCGTTCTGAATCTGTTTTTATGATTATGCATATTACGTCACATACGATGGATACGTACCGCAGTCTGAGCCGTGATGTGGGTGCAGCCTACAATTTTAGCTCCTGCCAGAGGCTTTTCCCCCAGAGCTCTCTTCCTCAGGGAGATTAAGGCagacatttctgtaaaaaagaGGCATCGAGTTAAGGAGCACAAAATGTAAAGGGAAGAGAATTCAACAGTCAGCAGCTTTTCTGCCTGACAAATCTGTTACCAGGGATTTTATCCAAATTTTTGTTCTGTCACTGCGATACATCATAACTCTTATTATTTTCTccattgctgtttttctttagcTGCATCATAATGTCCCTCTTTCCCTTTATTTGACTATCTGCCTACAACTCTTACAACTGCATTACAGCATAATTACCCTCCTGTGACTGCTAGTTCGCAGTGAACAAATTCCTGAATGCTTGCCATTCTGGTGCACTGTAAACACAgctcaaaaacaaataaaaaaataatctgtgaacctttcagcttcatttttaaAGAAGTCGGTACCTGTGGAGCAGACTGAAggataaatataattatactgtAGTGCAATTTTGCTGCAGTGTTAATGGAGTGTTTTGAACATATATACTGAACATATTTAGTTTTTCAGTCCTCTGTgtttatgcatatatatatagctaGAATATAAGGGAactatgggggtgtggtggcgcagtgggttggaccacagtcctgctctctagtgggtctggggtttgagtcccgcttggggtgccttgcgatggactggcgtcccgtcctgggtgtgtcccctccccctccagccttatgccctgtgttaccgggtaggctccggttccctacaaccctgtatgggacaagcggttctgaaaatgtgtgtgtgtgtataagggaACTATCTTAATcagaaaatattgtaatttagaCAAAATTTATTTCCCTCCAAGTTTCTGGAGAAAAAGTGAGAAATGACTCCAGAACGAAGTGTTAACTCAACTGATGAGTGTTCAGCAACAAACCTGGAGCCTATACTTGTACCACCAAGCCATCTATCCTGAGATCATTCTAATACTATATCCCAATAACTATAACAGACTTATGGTCAAGCTCTCTTCATGATGCCAAGCCGAAGTGAATTCCCCACCTTGCTCTGCAATTTCAATCTCATGACGGCCAAACTCTGCCTGCTTGATGTTCTTCACACAGAAGTCGCTGGTGCCCTTGGAGTTGATCTGAGTCTTGTCCCGAGGGGAGGTCTCGTCATCTGAGCTGTCTGTGTAAGAGGCGGCTGGGAAAGGGGACACAAGGCACTCACCACTCTGACTGAGGGCAATTAAATCTGCCATATTCCTTAATGAGCACAAATTAAAGCAGTATGTActcatttacagttttattgaTATAGcaggaattttacattttccaccTCTATAACTTTGTCCTATGTCTGTTTATCCTTAAGCACCATCTCCAGAAATCCATAGTCACGCAACAGTAAGccatttttttatatgtatctgTGAAGAAAAGAGTACAGAACTAGCAGGTTACAGCAATTTCATAAACTCTTTCATAACCTCTTTTGTAACTGCCCACACCATGAATCATCTCTTTAATGCAAATGTATCTGTAAAGAGAGCATAGCACATCTGTGTGTTGAGCACCTGAGCTGTAGCTGTcaagggaaaacaaaatgaaatcacTGCAACCACTTTGGACTAAACCTTTCCATAAGGGGGAACATGTACGTTCCAGAAATCGCAGATTACTTACAATGAACATTTCATGAatattaaacagttttttttatttattaaataggTTTATGACCAAGCCAGGGGAGAGGTTAAAAGTCAATATTTTCCTCTTTATCGGTAGCGATTATGTATTGGTACTTGTTTTCTAACCTTGTGAGAACAGTTTTCTCAGAAATAAGGATATTAAAACTGTAGAGCTTTGGGGAATGTTCCTACAAGGTCATTTTTAAGTGAgt
Coding sequences:
- the LOC108933793 gene encoding S-adenosylhomocysteine hydrolase-like protein 1 isoform X1, whose translation is MSECAAKQPSKEAKESENAAEKYSAMTASKKGDASVGELCAFPPIASHKPVKKQIQFAEEKQEFSRFPIKAGRRSLSRSISQSSTDSYSSAASYTDSSDDETSPRDKTQINSKGTSDFCVKNIKQAEFGRHEIEIAEQEMSALISLRKRALGEKPLAGAKIVGCTHITAQTAVLIETLVALGAQCRWSACNIYSTQNEVAAALAEAGVAVFAWKGESEDDFWWCIDRCINMQGWQPNMILDDGGDLTHWVYKKYPSIFKKIRGIVEESVTGVHRLYQLSKAGKLCVPAMNVNDSVTKQKFDNLYCCRESILDGLKRTTDVMFGGKQVVVCGYGEVGKGCCAALKALGAIVYVTEIDPICALQACMDGFRVVKLNEVIRVVDMVITCTGNKNVVTRDQLDRLKNGCIVCNMGHSNTEIDVASLRTPELTWERVRSQVDHVIWPDGKRVLLLAEGRLLNLSCSTVPTFVLSITATTQALALIELYNAPEGRYKQDVYLLPKKMDEYVASLHLPTFDAHLTELTDEQAKYLGLNKNGPFKPNYYRY
- the LOC108933793 gene encoding S-adenosylhomocysteine hydrolase-like protein 1 isoform X2; the encoded protein is MAQGNGQQIQFAEEKQEFSRFPIKAGRRSLSRSISQSSTDSYSSAASYTDSSDDETSPRDKTQINSKGTSDFCVKNIKQAEFGRHEIEIAEQEMSALISLRKRALGEKPLAGAKIVGCTHITAQTAVLIETLVALGAQCRWSACNIYSTQNEVAAALAEAGVAVFAWKGESEDDFWWCIDRCINMQGWQPNMILDDGGDLTHWVYKKYPSIFKKIRGIVEESVTGVHRLYQLSKAGKLCVPAMNVNDSVTKQKFDNLYCCRESILDGLKRTTDVMFGGKQVVVCGYGEVGKGCCAALKALGAIVYVTEIDPICALQACMDGFRVVKLNEVIRVVDMVITCTGNKNVVTRDQLDRLKNGCIVCNMGHSNTEIDVASLRTPELTWERVRSQVDHVIWPDGKRVLLLAEGRLLNLSCSTVPTFVLSITATTQALALIELYNAPEGRYKQDVYLLPKKMDEYVASLHLPTFDAHLTELTDEQAKYLGLNKNGPFKPNYYRY
- the LOC108933793 gene encoding S-adenosylhomocysteine hydrolase-like protein 1 isoform X3, whose amino-acid sequence is MSALISLRKRALGEKPLAGAKIVGCTHITAQTAVLIETLVALGAQCRWSACNIYSTQNEVAAALAEAGVAVFAWKGESEDDFWWCIDRCINMQGWQPNMILDDGGDLTHWVYKKYPSIFKKIRGIVEESVTGVHRLYQLSKAGKLCVPAMNVNDSVTKQKFDNLYCCRESILDGLKRTTDVMFGGKQVVVCGYGEVGKGCCAALKALGAIVYVTEIDPICALQACMDGFRVVKLNEVIRVVDMVITCTGNKNVVTRDQLDRLKNGCIVCNMGHSNTEIDVASLRTPELTWERVRSQVDHVIWPDGKRVLLLAEGRLLNLSCSTVPTFVLSITATTQALALIELYNAPEGRYKQDVYLLPKKMDEYVASLHLPTFDAHLTELTDEQAKYLGLNKNGPFKPNYYRY